AATAACAATAAACGAAAAGCCAGTAGAAATCATAATACCAAGAAGAGAACGAAACAAATGCAATCACTGCAAGGCGATAGGACACACCATCCAACAATGTCCCAATCCCAAACGAAACGCCCAACCATCGCAATCTACACAGATTGGACCAGGGAATTCCCATTTCCTACAGAAATGCCCTCCTTGGCACATCCCTAAAAAAAATCGTACAATACAAATCAGCAACCAAATCAACAAACCCACAAGCACAAACCACCCACACTTTGTCTAAAATTTAACATAATTGTAGATATTTGTGTTTCTGTGAAACTTCCTGCTCAGTAGGCTAAGCCCGAGTGGCACACCTAACTACGCTTTTCAGCGCtactttttatagtttttaggTCACGGAACTCAATATAGTGGTCAAACTTACTTCAAATTGTTGTTATAGtgtattttttgctgtttttcgcgCTTTTCTAGCCAAACACGCGGTTAACCCGAAATGGCAATTTCCCCAATTAATTCTTTGGTAACCGGCcactgttttttttaaattttgtcggGATCATCACAATTTCCCAAATAAATTGCTCTGCCAACTTCAGCGAATTACTGCTGCGTCATTTTAACTGCAATGGTATTTTTCAAGCAAACCCGCACCTTCCTGTGCCACTTCGACAGCAATGAGGTCACCGAAACCTTTGATATCACCTCCTTCATGGAGCTATTTATTGACGACAGTCCATTCTCATCGATTTCCGATAACATTTTCGGAATGGCACAGATAGACcacaaagagaaaatttacTCAATAACGTTTAAAGCTGATGACGCCTCCAAAGGCGTCATTAAGAAAATGCTAACCAAATACTCTCAACGACAACTGATTGCACCAAAAAATGAgaaatgaaatgcaaaaaattctatttgaataaggttaTAATAATGACTAGGAGGCAAAAAGCAGCTGGTGAAATGGAAAAGGTCATCAATGAAGCCAAGGATGGGACAAAAGCACTCGGAGACCTTGGAAGACGAATAGACCAGATTGCTAATGGGCTCGGTGGAATAAAAGAAGAGATAGAAAGTTTGAAGTCAGCAGCATTCGCCAATGCAGAAAGAGCCGGCGAGTTAGCTGTAAAAAATATCCAATCACATAACCAGACGTCTGAGAATCTCAAAATTGTTGGAGAAGAAATCTTAACAAGAAGTGAAAAACTCTTCAAGGACGTCAGCGAAGCTATAGAGTCACTACATCAAAGGCTTTCAGGCCATGAGGCTATGCTACGTGCCATCGACGCGAGTGTGAATGCattgaaaatacttttaatCATGTGTTAGAATTGCACAATTCTTGATGTCTGTGTGTGAATTATGTGTATATCCATGAAATAATTTGTAATATATTAAtgtatgtaaaaaaaaaaaaaattggtgcGTCTTTTCGCATGTGGGTTGACGAACCGGCTCCTCCACCAACTACCATCACTCTGTACCCGGTCCCTCTCGACATCCCCGATGAAGAGATTGTATACCTGGTTCGCTCCCAACGTTGGGGCATACTGCGCCGCTTCAAATTCGGCTCTCATAAGGCGTTTCCACAATTTCATAGTGAATATCTGCATCTGCAGATAGATCAACTCAATGAGGATTTGCTCCCTAGGCAAATTACTATCAACAGCCAGCCAGTATCGGTGACCCTTCCGGGATCACCTATTCTTAAATGCGCCTATTGTAGGAGCTACGGACATCGCAttcaaaattgcaataaaataaaaaataaaaatccacCTTCCTCCCCGAAACAATCAGCCATCCCTGCAAACGCAACGTGGGGTCAACGGAATACATCGCAGCAGAACTTCAACCAAAACCCATCATCAACCCCCTCGCAAGGACCTACCGATGACCCCCCTTCTCAACCTGAGATGACCGGGCTCTCAGCGGTACCAGTGTCTAATACCAACAcaaccccccccccccccccccccaatCCGAGAAGCACACTCTTCAACCAGACAACAACGATTCAGAAAACTggaaagaaaatcaaaataacaataacactAATAATATAGACCTATCCGAATCTGATCAACAGGAATCAGCTTCAACCGGAGCGGACAGCTCGACTGACCTTCAATCAGTTAACTTCCCTTGAAACCTCTGAGGCGGAAAGACGCACCAAAAAACAACAAGGAAGTCAACTCAGCATAAATATTTCACAGTCCCCTAGGAAAAGGGGGAACAAATCAACTTTCTATGTCACGACACACACTCTTCAAAGCCAAATCAGCCAAAACTTCCCACATATACCCATAAGCTCGACCATAGAAATACTTGGAACCACCTTCTCTCAATCGGACGACGACGCTACCTTCAATTGGGAAAAAACATTGCTTACcatcaaaaaattaaacaatctTCACAAAATGAGAAGATTGTCCATCCTCGGAAGAAAATATATAATCAACTCCCTCTTTCTACCCCACATCAACCGAACGGCCCTATTCCTACCGCCCACCAAAATCCTCAATCAAATTACCAATATCATCTTCAAATTCTTATGGTATCCAAGAACGTTAGAACCCCTAGCAAGAAACAAAATGATCTCCCCCATCAATCTAGGAGGTCTCGGAATCTTACATGCTCCCTCCAGGATACAAGCCACCTTTCTATATAAAATGAAACGCATAACCTCGGACAACAATAAAGACGGCTTTTTCGTCAAGTGGGCAATACATAATATCGGAACAAAATTAATGAAAGTCTATCCAAACTTAGTCTCCAACACAGTGAAACACCGACCCAATCCAAACAAAACATgggaaaaaaactttactcTCGTACAATGAAATCTGCAACAACAACTTTCAACTTGAAGATTCCACCCCCAAACTTCTATACCTCCTACTACTTCAAAAATACCAATCTCCATCCCTGATTCATAACCAAAACCGGGAGATAATCTCCTggaaaaacatcaatttaaaacaattttcgaCTTGGACACCCACCTATCTGAATCAACAATTAGgcctaaattttttaaattttgtttcccACCCTGTTATACAATTGTAACTGCTTGAGAACTTGTACATTGTGCTTGTTGATCTTAAACGGTGGTTAggcctaattttttaaaagttgaatttttgttgttttttacaccttttgctttttatatttcataaatGGTAAGTAGTCGGAGGTAAGTACATTAATATCTTTGCGCGGTACTACGGTGTAGGGAACCTGTCATTTTTCTGCCCGATCGAAGGGTGTGATCACTCATATGCAACATCTCCTCCCCTGTATAAACACTTAGTTAAAGTGTATAGGCTAGTTAGGTTAGTCCGGTTTACTCGCTCCGTACAATTGTGAACGGTTACCATCAGGGATCGTCTGACCTCGCAAAGTTTTTTGCCGATTTGGAGTGCTGGACGGCTGCACAGAGTGCCCGGAAAGACAGTCGCAAGGATGTCCTTCACTTCAACCGCGGTGCGAAAGCCAGGTCTCAGTGAAACCGAAGGCGGGGTCGCCGTCGTCGGGACGGTGACCAAACTGAGACCCGGTCTAGAAGAGGTGCGGCCCTTTGCGCGGCCTTCTGGAAGGACATGAAAGgcaccgtccggaaaattacCGAAGGTTGCGTTAATGGGCTCCGTTTTCATGGTCACTGATCCTTTTCCGCCATTTTTGCTAATTTCGGATAACTAAAATGGTATTGATCtctttaattttgagttaacGAGCTTCCACTTATTTGTATCTGTGAGAAATTTGGCACAGTTAATAATTGCTTCTAAAAACTAGATGAAGAGGGCGATGAAAACCAGAGGCCAGGTAAAATTTCCAGAACAAATAATCGCGAGTTAAGCGCAATAGGCGATACATCGACAGCGGATGAAGATGAGGGAATTCAGCAACAAAACACTCTTTTTACCCATAACAGTCACACGCTCTGACAGTGTTAATGTAAAGGTTTAACATAAACTTACAACTTCATTCATATTTCTAGaatgtttaaacattttattgctgTTATGCTCAGACAAAGTAAGTCATATTGTTGTTAGTCTATATTTGATATTTCGTGCTGAAAGTATAAGCTTATAACTTGTACATTGATTTGTATCTTTATTCGGTCATTTACGTGCTTTTAGCTTTAAGGAATGCTTGAATTTTACCGTTGTAAAGTGTAAAGGAGAAGCGAAATTATTTCTTCAACAAGAAATTTAACAGGATTAAATTCTTTCATTTTGTACCAGCGTAAAATTAGGAGCAACATTCCATCAAGTGCCTCTCATCCTTCTTACTGCAATGTCACAACCTTGTACATCATGCTTACATGACAGATCCTGCCTAAAGTGCTTTACAAATTCTAAAATGAGCCAATTTTCACTGAATGGAAGTCATTGTTGCAACAATTCTTCTgttaattttctgcttttcttgCACAATTTGCTATATCTCCACTTAGCAGTTCTCTGGTTTCTTGGTGGCTGTTACTTGGACTTATAGTGGCAAGCTTATGGCTTGATCCTGAACCGCCTGAAGACAGAGATGATGTCAAAGATGACCCCGCTCCATCATTCGCTTTTCGACATCTGTTTGGTTTTGTGTAAGAGATGATGAAAGCTGGAAGCAAAATACATGACAAGCTTCCCTGGACAAAGCTGTAGTCTCTTAAATCGTTGCACGAATTCGGAGTTATATCAAGTCCAATTATGCGTCCAATATGGTAAACGTGCAACGGTAACCAACATAAGAAATAGCCGAAAGCTATTAACCACACCCAGGTTCCCGCAGCCGCAAGACCTCCAGCGAAGTTAACTTTGTGTCTAGCGTCCGGAGCTGTTTTCTTAGTAATTGTTTTCTTATGTTGGCCTCTAATCGAATTGGGGATAAATGGAATATTTCTATGAGCAATCCACAAGCTGAATGCTATGAAGAGAGGCACGATGTAGGATAACACAAAAACGCAAATGACCCAGACGAAATAGGACCGTTTGTAATAGTACTTGCATCCAAGGTTGTCatcaagttgaaaaatgtccGTACTGTCATAATATCCGTACGCATACTCGTTCTCTGTAATGTTCCATTTTTGTACCGGGATAAAGATATCAACATCTTCCGAAGTTGACTGCAAATCGTCCCCGATAACAAGCTGACAATTTTCCTCAGTTTGGTTCTCATCATCACCAAATGAAATAGTGTTCGCAAAGGCCTAAAACAAGTAAGGATTTAACGGTTAACACATAAAGCACCAATACGATATCAGCAAAGAGGGTAAAAAACATGCCGCAGCAAATACAAACATGCCTCGAGAACTCAGTTAAAAATAGTCAACACCTACTCTGAGGATATTTGTTGAAAACACCACAAAAGAACGTTATTCTGCCTCATTGTCGTTCAATAACGTAACCGTTAAAAAACTTGTCTAGCAAGTTTTCGCTTCAAGCATGGCAAACCTGACACCTCGCGTTCGTAGGTAAGCAAACAAGCGCAACTTACCAATATGGGCGAGGCAAAACTGACCGAAAACACCCAACCAAAAATCAGCACAGATATCTCCAATATGGTCCGCTTGGTCTCGGCAAACCGaggttttcttttcaaaacaacataaTCAGTGCAAAGAGTAGTCACGAAAAACGACTGCGCCAAAATGCTCAAGCTCTTCAAACAGCTGACAATcttaaaataacataaaaatattattttacgTTGTTTAACAATGATTGAAATAGGCTACATCTTCACATATGTTTGTGGCAATTATCATTCAGCCGATATACTGTAAATGAACAACACTTAAACTACTGTATACAAAAGGCTACGGTTAAAAATTACCGCCGTTAACCGTAAAGTAGAGTGTACgaataactacaaaatattCCAGAAATTTAACCTATACAAGtataatgaaatgaaaaattacaCCACCTTACACATGACCGATCCAAAGGGCCACTGGTCGGCAGCACGATGGTACGACGAAAACCCAAGAGTGACAATCAAGAGCAGTGAAgcaatgcaaatattttgcatgaaaAGTCTTTGAGAATATTGGACTGCGCGACACTTTTGTGTCGATATCAAAGCATAAATGTGCAACAGAAAGCCAAAGAAAGCAATGGCCACATATATGGCACTCATCACAACCTGACGTGATGACGTCTGAGCTACATCTTGCTTTTTCATTTCTTCGTCCagaattttggcaaaattttCGTAGTCGCCATCGTATATCGGAAGATCAACTTCGTGATCGGAAAAATCTGATTTAAAACCTTCGgataaagtttttctgttggCAAAAGTAAACGAAAACAGGCAAAGGATAAAGAATCCAACTGTGTTCCGGAACATGAtttcaaataataataataatttagctTGAACCTGGAATGTAGGAatggaaacattttttgatcTTTTGGTTCAGTGTTTTTGTAAGCATTACCGTCGTAAATACTTTACGCATGAATTCATTTACTAAAACTGTTTATAGGCTATAGATAGGCAGTGCAAATTGATATCTAGTTTTTTCATCAGATCATTGTATACTGTAGGGCGTAAGCCTAATATAGCAGAAACAATGTTCTGTTTTGATTGATTTTCACCACACATATTCTTGTCAAAACGTTTTCCAGTATGTATTGTAAAGATCTTATAAACACGAATCATgcaaaaaaaatgacaaaaaataatgtttatttgTGTAAAACCTAATATCAAATAAAATGCCTGATGAACCCATACGCTTTTACATATCGATAACCACCTTTAAGCTCGTGCCCCGGCTAAAGTATATTTAACACTCGACATAAACACAAGGCATGGTACAACTGCAGCATATTATCACTCAT
The Clavelina lepadiformis chromosome 4, kaClaLepa1.1, whole genome shotgun sequence DNA segment above includes these coding regions:
- the LOC143451980 gene encoding uncharacterized protein LOC143451980 codes for the protein MFRNTVGFFILCLFSFTFANRKTLSEGFKSDFSDHEVDLPIYDGDYENFAKILDEEMKKQDVAQTSSRQVVMSAIYVAIAFFGFLLHIYALISTQKCRAVQYSQRLFMQNICIASLLLIVTLGFSSYHRAADQWPFGSVMCKIVSCLKSLSILAQSFFVTTLCTDYVVLKRKPRFAETKRTILEISVLIFGWVFSVSFASPILAFANTISFGDDENQTEENCQLVIGDDLQSTSEDVDIFIPVQKWNITENEYAYGYYDSTDIFQLDDNLGCKYYYKRSYFVWVICVFVLSYIVPLFIAFSLWIAHRNIPFIPNSIRGQHKKTITKKTAPDARHKVNFAGGLAAAGTWVWLIAFGYFLCWLPLHVYHIGRIIGLDITPNSCNDLRDYSFVQGSLSCILLPAFIISYTKPNRCRKANDGAGSSLTSSLSSGGSGSSHKLATISPSNSHQETRELLSGDIANCARKAEN